From a region of the Solanum stenotomum isolate F172 chromosome 2, ASM1918654v1, whole genome shotgun sequence genome:
- the LOC125856389 gene encoding cytochrome P450 71AU50-like, translated as MALIIWTTIIVAIAIYTFHKLLNKKKLPPGPWGLPILGHLHLIGKNPHQDFYKLAKKYGPFMHIQLGLVPTIVVSSPKTIEKVLKTYDHVFASRPHHEASQHVCYGQRNLIFSKYGSYWRNMRKLTTMNLVSSQKINSYQPSRKEEVSLLVKSIKHVADHDQEHVVAVDLSAKVSSLNANLSCLMVFGKKFMDEDLDKRGFKYLVQEVVHLAATPNLGDFFPYLGVLDLQGITSRLKALSKVFDEFLEKIIDEHVESKEQRETKDFVDTMMDIMQSGEAGFEFDRRHVKAVLLDMLMASMDTSATSVEWILTELLRHPHVMKKLQKELEQVVGLDRMVEESDLENLNFLDMVIKEALRLHSAAPLLIHESIQDCVVDGFFVQKGSRIIVNVYAAQRDPNAWPEPDKFLPERFVESSVDLRGHDFQLLPFGSGRRSCPGMQLGIIIVQLVVAQLVHCFDWELPNGMQPSELDMSEQFGVVTCRAKHLMAIPTYRLQL; from the exons ATGGCTTTGATCATATGGACTACAATTATAGTAGCTATAGCCATATACACATTCCATAAATTACTAAACAAAAAAAAGCTTCCACCAGGTCCATGGGGACTTCCTATTTTAGGACATCTTCACTTAATAGGCAAAAATCCCCACCAAGATTTTTACAAATTAGCCAAAAAATATGGCCCTTTCATGCACATACAACTTGGATTAGTACCAACAATTGTTGTCTCATCCCCTAAGACAATTGAAAAAGTTCTCAAAACTTATGATCATGTATTTGCTAGTAGACCTCATCATGAAGCCTCACAACATGTTTGTTATGGTCAAAGGAACTTGATTTTCTCTAAATATGGATCTTATTGGAggaacatgagaaaattgactACTATGAACCTTGTGAGTAGTCAAAAGATTAACTCATATCAACCTTCAAGAAAGGAAGAAGTTTCACTTTTGgttaaatcaataaaacatgTTGCTGATCATGATCAAGAACATGTTGTTGCTGTTGATCTTAGTGCTAAGGTTTCGTCGTTGAATGCAAATTTGAGTtgtttaatggtttttgggaaAAAGTTTATGGACGAGGATTTGGATAAAAGGGGTTTTAAGTATTTAGTTCAAGAAGTTGTACATTTAGCAGCAACACCAAATCTTGGTGATTTTTTTCCTTATCTTGGTGTTTTGGATCTTCAGGGGATTACTAGTAGGCTAAAGGCACTTTCTAAGgtttttgatgaatttcttGAGAAGATTATTGATGAGCATGTTGAGTCTAAGGAACAGAGGGAAACTAAGGATTTTGTTGATACCATGATGGATATTATGCAATCTGGTGAAGCTGGATTCGAGTTTGATCGACGCCATGTTAAAGCTGTCCTATTG GACATGCTTATGGCTTCAATGGACACTTCAGCAACATCAGTAGAATGGATACTCACTGAGCTACTTAGGCATCCTCATGTCATGAAGAAACTACAAAAAGAATTGGAACAAGTTGTAGGCCTTGATAGAATGGTAGAAGAATCTGACTTAGAAAATTTAAACTTCTTAGACATGGTGATCAAGGAAGCCCTGAGGCTGCATTCTGCTGCACCATTACTAATTCATGAGTCCATACAAGACTGTGTTGTTGATGGCTTCTTCGTGCAAAAAGGATCGAGGATTATTGTCAATGTATACGCAGCTCAAAGGGATCCTAATGCTTGGCCTGAACCAGACAAGTTTTTGCCAGAGAGATTTGTTGAGAGCAGTGTAGATCTTCGTGGACACGACTTTCAACTTCTACCATTTGGTTCTGGTAGAAGAAGTTGCCCTGGAATGCAATTGGGAATCATAATTGTTCAACTTGTGGTTGCGCAATTGGTGCATTGCTTTGATTGGGAACTTCCAAATGGTATGCAGCCTAGTGAATTGGATATGAGTGAGCAATTTGGAGTAGTAACTTGTAGAGCAAAGCATCTAATGGCAATTCCTACTTATAGACTCCAACTATAG